Sequence from the Zeugodacus cucurbitae isolate PBARC_wt_2022May chromosome 2, idZeuCucr1.2, whole genome shotgun sequence genome:
AGCTGAAGTGCCGCATACATTGGAAACTTCTAAGCAACCTGAAACGGACAAAAGTGTGATAGAATCGAACACTTCAGAGATCATATCGCAGGAGTCAAAAGATGCAACTGTTGCTGAACAAATCGCAGATACCGCAGGGACAAATATCGTCGAGAACTCACTGACTCCGACATCGACCAGCacaaacatcgcttgtagtggTACTGTCACTGCGCCCGTTACTGAAGACTCCATGACACCACCACAGCCACCTGTGCGTCCTAAGCGCTTGGAGAAGTCCAAGTCATCTCTGGCTCTACCTAGACGCAATGTCTATCAGTCTCCAGACACACCAACACTACGCAATATACGTTATGCGCTAGCTACGCGTGCACGTTCCAAATCCGTGTGGGAGTTGACACCAACCACGGCTGCGACTACGGCAAATAGCAAAATTCCCATTTTTATAGCATTACCATTACAAAAGCGTAGTAATAGCTTCTGCAGCGCTTCCTTAACGGAAATGATTGGCAAGCAGAAGCTGATCGATACCACGAATTTAACAACCGAGAAGCGTGTTGTGGCAAATAAAATCAAGGACTCCCTTACTGGGTCAGGCAGCCAACGACGTCGACTGACTAAGGACTCCCGATCTGCATCTGCGCTTTCGTTGGGGGGTAAATCACGTTCGCGCTCGCTTTCTATAAACCGTACACAGCAGCCGTTGCAGTCAACTACACCATTCTCACCGCAAGACCAACCGGCGTCTGGTCAGCGTACTAAACGTAAGTCATTATCTGGGGAAAAGTTGACACGTAGCAATTCACGCCTACAAATGGAAAGAACCAAATCTTCTATTGGTTTTAATAACTCCAGCACGGTTAGCTTAAACGCGGCTCCTCGCCGCACACCCTCCAGCAGCAGCTTGAGCAGCAGTCAGCACAGCAATCGCAGTTGCGGAAGTGTGTCGCGTGTCACCAGCGGTAGCACATCGACGGCACGCAAATTGCAACGTAGTCGCGACGAGCTGTTAGACAAGTGTCTGGAGAAGGGTCATGAAATTTTGCGCAAAGTGGAATCGATAAACACGAAAGTTAGCGTGCGTAAGaccacaattgcaacaacaccaaaatcTAGTGGCAGCAAAGCAACGACGGTGAAGGTGGCGGCCACCGCGCTATCAAAACGCGCTGCTACAACGACGCCAACAGCAGCGTTGGCCAGCGCACGTACGAAAGTGAAAACAGCTGCCAGCAGCGGTGCAGCGTTGACAGGTAAAATTACGAAAGATGCGTGTGATGGCACTATGCGCCGCACCACCGCCACCACTCCTCCAGCGTTGGCTTCCACGAAACAGTTGAAATATGCGAATGAGGAGAAAGTGCCGCAACCACAGCTGGAGTTCTGCAAAATAATACCACCCGTATTGGGTGAGACATCCGATAAGCACACCGAATTATTGGTTAATGTGGTGCAGGCAAAGTTGAATGCGCCTACTGCCACACAACAGCTGccgaaacagcaacaacaagcggcAAATAATACGCGAGTACAGCAGACATCAGAAATAGCAGACGACTTCAAACCAGCGCTAGATATAAGCCTGCCCGTCGAAAAGCTAATCGGTGTGGCTGCTTTGCATCACAGCAACGAATCGGACTCAGACGACTCGGGACACATTTCGAATGAGAACGACACAACCATTCATACCTTATCCACATCCACTACCTCCAGTGTGAGCCTATGCGAATCTGATATTATCGAAGAGGAGAGCGCCACAACTCAGGCAGCGTCGGCTGACAGCAAAACATGCGATTTAGCACAAAATCCGAACTTCACGCCAACTAAAGCTACCAAAGTATCGGAGCTTTTACAGAAATTCGAGCAGCAATCACATGCGGCGTCTGCACATACGACTTTCGGCAAGCCCATCGTGCGTGCAACTACCAGCAATCCTGCTAAGGTCTGCACTGCTACACGCGTCGCGCAACTCGAGGCCGTACAATGCATACAAACCCAGGTGGAGTTCTATCCGACCTACAAGA
This genomic interval carries:
- the LOC114804012 gene encoding mucin-5AC; protein product: MDKPQTDKTLAAIPPKPGSPTASHASSVASIGSGHRTHGVQKFCSKIRHKIEDNIAPRLTGKLYKSQKHSISMSSLSIVDSTNGKYTNISKKSTLPSMPAKTEQQQSATTSAHRRLTGMLKHQRQRITKSTKTLTKREISAPIGEVATNSGIICPALLEKGGLVDGVHAQDPTVQADSPSGSANYVDSDEEYQQLSLNLTKQSLEDEIFEELEKAAHDETKLNAVLKNFDRLLTDYNEKPAVSAVVETGPRVECDVAVVEAAAAAQLELLALEPPVAFADNGSERSEGTIVEGKAGLPEPVEEHIKVKHTPSTELVETLSGSIEINKKTAEVPHTLETSKQPETDKSVIESNTSEIISQESKDATVAEQIADTAGTNIVENSLTPTSTSTNIACSGTVTAPVTEDSMTPPQPPVRPKRLEKSKSSLALPRRNVYQSPDTPTLRNIRYALATRARSKSVWELTPTTAATTANSKIPIFIALPLQKRSNSFCSASLTEMIGKQKLIDTTNLTTEKRVVANKIKDSLTGSGSQRRRLTKDSRSASALSLGGKSRSRSLSINRTQQPLQSTTPFSPQDQPASGQRTKRKSLSGEKLTRSNSRLQMERTKSSIGFNNSSTVSLNAAPRRTPSSSSLSSSQHSNRSCGSVSRVTSGSTSTARKLQRSRDELLDKCLEKGHEILRKVESINTKVSVRKTTIATTPKSSGSKATTVKVAATALSKRAATTTPTAALASARTKVKTAASSGAALTGKITKDACDGTMRRTTATTPPALASTKQLKYANEEKVPQPQLEFCKIIPPVLGETSDKHTELLVNVVQAKLNAPTATQQLPKQQQQAANNTRVQQTSEIADDFKPALDISLPVEKLIGVAALHHSNESDSDDSGHISNENDTTIHTLSTSTTSSVSLCESDIIEEESATTQAASADSKTCDLAQNPNFTPTKATKVSELLQKFEQQSHAASAHTTFGKPIVRATTSNPAKVCTATRVAQLEAVQCIQTQVEFYPTYKKEVTIRLL